The following proteins are co-located in the Calliphora vicina chromosome 2, idCalVici1.1, whole genome shotgun sequence genome:
- the LOC135950464 gene encoding probable WRKY transcription factor protein 1: MKKYRYGLFALLLFGLFYFSEGKPCPERTRPHKTRCDAYYKCTELTADKHVWVPSRCEEGLVYEHSLTVCVLPADDWECLMGDHKTSTTPNQNKNEQRQTNPTSNKDADIYIVSNAEDDESSLNSKYDDGKVEIIIGPGISGEDKSEGGDDELYDGSGNGGELVELDGFMPAQNREAETDNETVMNVGENLEPTKKFKNDVQKMEQKEELEEMLQTIKTKAELGQPSTNIDPKLTAHLQRLSQLIDGLKTTYQTPEVKPQDEQTLRPDQLNAFLAHFNIKNKFDSLDPSESFSGAGGTTTATAKPNRTLHYKHEFSTKLSPETKVVLSNMLPHRYGSNNHDNGNLGGGYSNSQIVVNKPEGSVLFSLPPEHHFMEHPEYSSDNTPKISEETLKTVLELSKQMIAQQNVPKVIPNPTYFASPIMQPILLTPHVDSPFSSNYYKYKKPGKRPQHNGGNNGYNGNDNNGYGSGNSNGYGNDKPGTTIIHNNVIPVHVSTTNSGEKEVLDSYGQSLGLYPPHHEERPDSNSDYNDNSHSNDGYSMGYQNNEYSRSTTKRPSYLNMATKSSSYGTTPRPYDYQPTSSTINQYFTPSEHLGEHNVNNVFPSVDNFGSIPRPMKGKRPNQQMYKPSQENMNNEEGYGSPNQLFSQKRPNSQNFEIMDNDNDDNYQDDNNEEESQLISYTYGNKKKPAQQTQYQNYANSGSQSSINSAFSSNNPYMPRPQTNSHNSISSSNSYFSSGKNKYTPISSPISSAYAEGTQLVNVGGNFISFDVFQNSILPLVGNNPASFSSTLNNVEVITCAAGVRQPNITDCTRYYVCSKKDGKVLSYSCPPYTGFNSEARICDAKTYAMCNPDSGVPSYSVSENKRIQMETLKALQDAKRRQMLQQQQQQQQAIKAQNLANLLQQYNPTSSSTSSFNNQLTSISSPDQDSSEQNMLNSYMQQAASMSQSFGTTPRPQLTTSTGKKRKYYCKEGDKIADQTSMYNYFVCYKNAQGQMKGHKMTCSKGLLFCPKTTMCTLPSKCS; this comes from the exons GTAAACCATGTCCAGAGCGAACGAGGCCCCACAAGACCCGCTGTGATGCCTACTACAAATGTACCGAATTAACGGCCGACAAACATGTCTGGGTGCCATCACGTTGCGAAGAAGGACTTGTTTATGAACACAGTCTAACGGTATGTGTGCTGCCAGCCGATGATTGGGAATGTTTGATGGGTGACCATAAGACCAGTACAACTCCTAATCAGAATAAAAATGAACAACGACAAACAAATCCGACCAGTAACAAAGATGCTGATATTTATATAGTATCAAATGCTGAAGACGATGAAAGCAGTCTAAATAGTAAATATGATGATGGCAAGGTGGAGATAATCATCGGACCAGGAATAAGTGGTGAGGATAAAAGTGAGGGAGGTGATGACGAGCTCTATGATGGCAGTGGTAATGGAGGTGAATTGGTTGAGCTGGATGGTTTTATGCCAGCACAAAATCGTGAGGCTGAAACTGATAATGAGACAGTAATGAATGTAGGAGAAAACCTGGAACCtactaagaaatttaaaaatgatgtCCAAAAAATGGAACAAAAGGAAGAACTCGAAGAAATGCTACAAACTATAAAAACTAAAGCAGAATTAGGCCAACCCTCTACGAATATAGATCCTAAATTAACAGCACATTTGCAAAGACTGTCTCAGCTAATAGATGGTTTGAAAACCACCTATCAAACACCGGAAGTTAAGCCACAAGATGAGCAGACACTGAGGCCGGACCAATTAAATGCTTTTTTGGctcattttaatatcaaaaataaattcgaTAGTTTAGATCCTAGCGAAAGTTTTTCGGGTGCTGGTGGTACAACGACAGCTACAGCTAAACCCAATAGAACCTTACATTACAAACATGAGTTCAGTACTAAATTGAGTCCCGAAACGAAAGTGGTTTTATCAAATATGTTACCCCATCGCTATGGTTCCAATAATCATGACAATGGCAATTTGGGTGGTGGTTATTCCAATTCCCAAATTGTGGTTAATAAACCAGAGGGTTCTGTTCTCTTTAGTCTACCCCCTGAACATCATTTCATGGAACATCCTGAATATTCTTCAGATAATACTCCTAAAATTTCCGAAGAAACTTTGAAAACTGTTTTAGAATTGTCCAAACAAATGATAGCTCAACAAAATGTGCCAAAAGTCATACCAAATCCCACATATTTTGCTTCGCCCATAATGCAACCCATACTTTTGACCCCACACGTTGACAGTCCCTTCTCTAGCAATTAC tataaatataaaaaacctgGCAAGAGACCTCAACACAATGGTGGAAATAATGGTTATAACGGAAATGATAATAACGGTTATGGGAGTGGCAACAGTAATGGTTATGGCAATGATAAACCAGGCACCACTATAATACACAATAATGTTATACCAGTCCATGTATCCACCACAAATTCGGGAGAAAAAGAGGTCCTGGATAGTTATGGACAAAGTTTGGGTTTATATCCACCACATCACGAAGAAAGGCCTGATTCCAATTCAGACTACAATGATAATTCCCATTCAAATGATGGCTATTCAATGGGTTATCAAAATAATGAGTATTCGAGATCAACCACGAAAAGaccttcatatttaaatatggcaACAAAATCCAGTTCGTATGGTACTACGCCTAGACCGTATGATTATCAACCTACTTCTAGTACCATTAACCAGTACTTTACACCTAGTGAACACTTGGGCGagcataatgtaaacaatgtctTTCCATCGGTGGACAATTTTGGCAGCATCCCAAGGCCCATGAAGGGCAAAAGGCCGAATCAACAAATGTATAAACCCTCTCAAGAGAACATGAACAATGAGGAAGGCTATGGTTCTCCAAACCAACTGTTTTCTCAGAAACGACCgaattctcaaaattttgagatcaTGGATAACGACAATGATGATAATTATCAAGATGACAACAATGAGGAAGAATCTCAGCTAATTTCCTACACATatggtaacaaaaaaaaaccggcACAACAAACGCAGTACCAAAACTATGCTAACTCTGGTTCCCAGTCATCTATTAACTCAGCATTCAGCTCCAACAATCCATACATGCCTAGACCTCAAACGAATAGCCACAATTCCATTTCCTCTTCCAATTCCTACTTTTCTTcaggtaaaaataaatatacccCCATTAGCTCACCCATATCATCAGCATATGCAGAAGGTACGCAACTGGTGAATGTAGGGGGAAATTTCATAAGCTTTgatgtttttcaaaattctataCTTCCTCTAGTGGGCAACAACCCGGCCAGCTTTTCTTCCACCCTCAACAATGTCGAAGTGATAACCTGTGCGGCTGGGGTTAGACAACCCAATATCACGGATTGTACCCGCTACTATGTGTGCAGTAAAAAGGATGGCAAAGTTTTGTCATACTCCTGTCCTCCCTATACCGGCTTCAATAGTGAAGCTCGTATTTGCGATGCCAAAACGTATGCCATGTGTAATCCCGATTCTGGAGTTCCAAGCTATTCCGTTTCCGAAAATAAACGCATACAAATGGAGACGTTAAAGGCTTTACAGGATGCCAAACGGCGGCAGATgttgcaacagcagcagcaacaacaacaagccATTAAAGCGCAAAACCTTGCAAATCTGCTGCAACAATACAATCCCACTTCCTCCTCCACCTCATCCTTCAACAATCAACTGACATCGATATCATCACCGGATCAAGATAGTTCTGAGCAAAATATGCTTAACTCCTATATGCAGCAGGCAGCCTCTATGTCACAATCCTTTGGCACAACTCCCAGGCCTCAATTAACCACCTCCACTGGCAAGAAACGCAAATATTATTGCAAGGAGGGTGATAAAATCGCCGATCAAACCTCCatgtataattattttgtttgctaCAAAAACGCCCAGGGTCAAATGAAGGGTCATAAGATGACCTGTTCGAAAGGTTTACTATTTTGTCCGAAAACCACTATGTGTACCTTGCCATCAAAATGTTCGTAA